The Filimonas lacunae genomic sequence AGCACAACGGCTTTACCAGTCAAACCACACCACGTCCTACAGTAGTGCCCGTATATGATACCCTGCCACGGGCTAACATGTCTGATAAATGGAGCTATTACGATACCGGAAGAGATACTGTGTATCAGGGCTTTTATGCCAAGCCGGTAAATGGGCTTGCTTCTACTACCAAAGGCATAGAAGTAATGATCAATACCCGTAAAATCAAAGCTATACAAACCTCTTTCTTTTTTGCTACATCGTACTACAGGGGCACTTATAACGATGCTACCATGGATGTGATTATGCCCGCCAATAATAACGTAACCAAAACAGCCTTGTATGGTGTGTACAATAATGATATAGCTACGGGCGAAGTGTTGAAAAGTACTTTACAAACCACGCATCACTTTCCGGCGCTGGGTTTTATCCTCAATTTCACTTCCGAATTTTTCTGGTTGAAGAAAAGTTGGACTAATTCCGGTGATAATATGAACCCGGTGGGTTATTACGATAAAAACCTGGAATACCACACTATTGACCCTAAAGAAGTAGCAGGTGATGCCTATTCACACCTGATTAAAGTAAGGTCGGCCACTAACGAAAAGAAGTCCCCTTTCTATACCAACTTTCATATGCGTTTAAGTAAGGAAATAGGTGCATTGCGCATTTCATTTAATGCCTACAATGTGTTCAATATCCGGCCGGAATGGACAGATAATTCTGTTACCAACAGCCCAACCGTAACTCAATTAAACGAAGCGCCTTCGTATGGTGCTGAACTCACTTTTAAATTTTAAGCAATGCCGGCAATAACTATAAAGTCATATATTCTGTTTAGTGCTGTTTGCCTGGCGGTGGCAGCAGGTGTATCCTGTAAAAAGGATATGAACAACTGGAACCCGGATATCGTGCAGGAGGGGTTAACGGTTACCATCAGTTATGCTGATACCAGTTACAACAGCAGTTTACCTAAAAATAACTTTCCGGTGATCATTACCAGTGAACGTTCTTCTGTAAGTGACACCTTATACACAGATGTAAATGGCTTAGTACATTTTACCCCGGTGGAAAGAGGGAAGTACATTGTAACCACTTACCGCAAATTCAGCGATGAAGAAATGCTGGCTTATACCGGCATTGCCAAAATAAGCGCCTTTAACGGTAGCGCCAGCAGCGTGGCTGTAGGGGAAGGAGGGGCTTCGGTGGAATTATCACTGATAGCAGGCGACTTTGGATCATTGGTGTTTAAGCAGTTGTATTACGCCGGCAGTGGCTCGCAGGGGGCGTTGCAAAGAGATCAGTTTGTAGAGATCTATAATAACTCTGCTGATACTATTTATGCAGATAGTTTATACTTTGGCACAGTGCAGGGTATTAACAGTACCTACGATGATTTAAATCCTGCCACCACCACCTACATCACATCCGATACCAGGCAGTACAACTGGTCTAAATCGCTGGTGCCAGCCGGAATGCCGGCTCATCCGTCAGACGCCAATACTTCGTACCTGTATGCAGGCAACCTGTTTCGTATACCGGGTAATGGCACTACTTATCCTATCGCGCCTGGTAATAGTATTATAATAGCTGCTTCTGCCTTAAATCATAAAGCGCCTTATACGGCCGCCAATGGCAGTGGGGTAACTGTAGTAAATCCCGATTTAACGGTAGATTTAAGCGGAGCCGATTTTGAAGTATATCTCCGGGGTGTTATTACTACACCTTCTCCTACAGATGTAGACAATCCTGCGCCTAACCTGGTGATGATTAAAGTAACAGGAACAGAGTTAACCCTAAGCTTACAGCGTAACGGTTTCTTTATTTTCAAAACCACAGAAGATGTTGCTGCATGGCCTTCTTACCCGTCGCCCAACGTAAGTAATGTAACTGCCAGCACTGCACTTTTTAAAAGAGTACCTAAAAAGTACATTATTGATGCAGTAGAAACCCAATATACTACCAACACAACCATCACTTCCAGCGACCTGGTACCTGCTAAACTAAGCAGTGAACTGGATGCAGGCTACGGTTATTGTATTGGCTCCAATAACTCACAGGTATTAATGCGCAAAACAGATAGCACTACAGTGGATGGCAGGCGCATACTGGTGGATACCAATAATTCATCCAACGATTTTGAAAGACGTACACGCGCGGTGCCCCGTGGTTTTTAATCATTTTATCTGATTTATTATGCAAAAGTTTGGTTTACTGTTTTATATATTTTCTTTTACCATGGCCACTACTGCCAGGGCGCAGCACGACAGCCTGGAACAGCATTCTGTTTTGTCTTTGCAACAACAGCAGTTATACCAATGGTATAAGCAACAGTCTGCAGCATTATTGGTCAATCCTATACAGCACTATACCACGGTAGGCCTGAGCTGGCAGCAGGAAACAGGGGAGTACCGCAGGGTTCAACAGGCTGAAAAAGTACGTTCTGCTTCTTTTGCAGCAGAAGGCCTGCAAAAGGTGAAGAATATTTGGGTACAAGGCACTTTTAGTTACCAGCGTAGATGGGAAGATCGTATTCGTTATAACATGCGCCGGGATATTAATGATCTGTCGCCCTACTACTATTTTGCGCCCCGCACAGGCAATATGAATTACGAGATATATCACCTGGATGGCCAGGTGGCGGCTCCTGTATTACACCATAAATGGGTAGTGGGAGGAGGGGTAAGTTATGATGCCAGCACCAACAGCCGCACTATTGATCCACGACCGGTTGGCAGGTATTTTAACTTGGATGGCAAAGCAAGTGTGAGTTATTATATTACCCCTAAACAGTTTATCTCTATAGAGCCGCGTTTTGGTTATAGCAGGGAAATGGTATCCTATTTCAATAAAAATACCGATTCCGCCAGCACTGCCGCTTACCAGGTATACCGTGCCGAAGGACTGGTGGAAGTGTCCAGCAGTTCTGAAACAAAAAGTGAAATGCAGCAATGGCGCTATTTTCATGGTATCAATGCCGGGTATTACCTGAATACCATTGCCGCCGGCTACTGGTGGGCACGTTATCAATACCTGCAAACCAATGAAAAAACGTTTTATCGTAACTACAATCCATTGGTAATGGCTCTATACAGTACCATGCATTATTACCAGAACCAAGTGGCAGCTGGCTGGTACAAAACTTTCCGCAGGGTTACTACCAGTGCATCGTGGAGCACACAGGTGATAAAAGCTTCTGATTTCAATACCTACCTGGATGGCAGCAATTTTACGTTGTATAACATACAGCACACCGCCACCGCCATGTTAAGCCTGAATAGTAACAACAGGCCGGTGCATGAGTGGGGGCTTAGCTGGCAAAGCAGGCAGCAGCAGCAAAAAGATGGTAACCACACCGCCAAAGCCGATTATAAAAGAAACCTGTATGCATTACAATACCGCTGGAATATATATGGTAAGAAAAACATAGTACAGGTAACGGCCAATGGAGGTTTGAGTGTGAACAATAATAGCAGTTTACAGTTATCCACCGCCAGCAAAGAAAACCTGTTTGTAAAAGCCGTAGTATATCCCGATGCGCAATATGCCAGCACCAGCAACTGGCAGGGAGGGTTGAAGCTGGCTTATATTCAAAACGCTACTGCTACGCTAAGATGGGCTATAGAAGGGGGGATGCAATACCAGCGCAGTTACCAGCAGGATCTGTTCTATACCACCAGTGGCTTTACACCCGGTAAAGACCGTGTGGCCTGGACAGCGGGGCTACGTTTTTTCCTATAACCCTTTATTTAAAATTGATAGTTGATGATACGTGTTATTTCTTTTTTACTGATAGTTATTATTGGTTTTAGCATTTTTTCCTTTAAACCCACTAAAACATATTTTTCCTTTGAAGACAGTTTACGCCTGCTATACAGCAGGCCGGCTGCTCAATGGCCAATACCCAATGTAGATGCCGGAGTGCCCTGGCGCGAGCTGGGGCAGTTGCCGGTTCCGCCGGCACAATACAACGATACTTTACGTCCCATAGCAGAGCTTGGGAAATTGTTGTTTTTTGACGGCAGGTTAAGTGTCAGCAACCAGATAGCCTGTGCCAGCTGCCATGTGCCTGAATTGAACTGGACAGATGGACGGGCCCAGGCAGTGGGGCATAACCGCACCCTTAATAAACGCAAC encodes the following:
- a CDS encoding DUF4876 domain-containing protein; its protein translation is MPAITIKSYILFSAVCLAVAAGVSCKKDMNNWNPDIVQEGLTVTISYADTSYNSSLPKNNFPVIITSERSSVSDTLYTDVNGLVHFTPVERGKYIVTTYRKFSDEEMLAYTGIAKISAFNGSASSVAVGEGGASVELSLIAGDFGSLVFKQLYYAGSGSQGALQRDQFVEIYNNSADTIYADSLYFGTVQGINSTYDDLNPATTTYITSDTRQYNWSKSLVPAGMPAHPSDANTSYLYAGNLFRIPGNGTTYPIAPGNSIIIAASALNHKAPYTAANGSGVTVVNPDLTVDLSGADFEVYLRGVITTPSPTDVDNPAPNLVMIKVTGTELTLSLQRNGFFIFKTTEDVAAWPSYPSPNVSNVTASTALFKRVPKKYIIDAVETQYTTNTTITSSDLVPAKLSSELDAGYGYCIGSNNSQVLMRKTDSTTVDGRRILVDTNNSSNDFERRTRAVPRGF
- a CDS encoding DUF6850 family outer membrane beta-barrel protein, yielding MQKFGLLFYIFSFTMATTARAQHDSLEQHSVLSLQQQQLYQWYKQQSAALLVNPIQHYTTVGLSWQQETGEYRRVQQAEKVRSASFAAEGLQKVKNIWVQGTFSYQRRWEDRIRYNMRRDINDLSPYYYFAPRTGNMNYEIYHLDGQVAAPVLHHKWVVGGGVSYDASTNSRTIDPRPVGRYFNLDGKASVSYYITPKQFISIEPRFGYSREMVSYFNKNTDSASTAAYQVYRAEGLVEVSSSSETKSEMQQWRYFHGINAGYYLNTIAAGYWWARYQYLQTNEKTFYRNYNPLVMALYSTMHYYQNQVAAGWYKTFRRVTTSASWSTQVIKASDFNTYLDGSNFTLYNIQHTATAMLSLNSNNRPVHEWGLSWQSRQQQQKDGNHTAKADYKRNLYALQYRWNIYGKKNIVQVTANGGLSVNNNSSLQLSTASKENLFVKAVVYPDAQYASTSNWQGGLKLAYIQNATATLRWAIEGGMQYQRSYQQDLFYTTSGFTPGKDRVAWTAGLRFFL